gataatttttcatattttaatctTCGATTacgtaaataaaaagaaatttatacacaatgaaCAGAGGTAAGCGTGTCTATAAACTTCAGATGTAATTCCTATGTCAAATTCCACATGAAATTCAGGTGATTCTTAATATACACCATTTATAGCCTCAGATACGTAAATGAGGTACATAAAGTTCAGATATAGATATAAGGCACTcgacttaattttttttatttgaaagcgGGCGACAAGGAAACTCTTTCTCCCCTTGTTCATTTGTCATCGTTGTTGGATTACTTAgtactgttttaaaattaaaaggtgATCCTGATATTGGGGGAACATTATCAATAACTATGTACCGCTTTGAAGCCCATCATCAGATGTCAACAGACACAATTCGGTAATTAAACCCTTTTTGTAGACAATGACAATAGGtaatattatatgagatattaattcatattttgatcttcgattatgtaaataaaaagaagtatGAGTAGAGTTATCCGAGTCTTTCAAAGGAAATATCCAATACGTGTCAAAAACAAACggcaaaataaattttgaataaaatatattagcATTGTACAAGAGAAAATGGGATACAGAGAGAGAGAAAataatgtatttgaaatattttagaccttgtttattcaaattgtaaaaacaattagCCAGAAAAACAAATTGGATACTGCAATATGTTCTAtatgaaatacaatgtaacatGGTAAGGATGTATATAGGGAAatgtaaatgataaattaaaaaataaaaatggtaaaaaaacaaacacataccTGCAGTGTGTTAAAAACATAACACGGAATGTATACCAACTCAAActataaatgaaattattgattGTAAAAATGTCGTCATGATATTAATGAATCTTTAATCCTATTGCAATTGTTAATACACATGCACTAGTCTCATAATCGTAAGATAGTTAATTCAAGCAATCTATTAACTGATTGCATTAGTCTGGCACGTATTATTCTAAAACCTTCAGTAACAGGATGATATCATACAATCAAATTCGAATTATCATAGAAAAAGAAGATATAAATAGGCAAAATGATTTTCATAGCATATACTCCGTGGCTAATTATCCCTAACACTTTTGAGGATCTTGTAGGGGTCTTCATTtctgaaatatttgaattttctacCTATGAGTCTGTGTTCTTGGTATTTCAACACTCGCCGCCCTTTATgcatatttttgatttattgttgtatcctttattttgccggttttttcagtattttcaattcttctattaatcatgttaatcccACTCTTATCCTCAATTTAGTGGCCTAAATATCtgtttaatttacatttgaaaGAAGAAGAGAAGAGaacaaatttatagaaatgtatAGACTCACTGACCTTGCATTCATATGACTATAAAGATATGTTTGGTAACGTCAATTAcatacaaattgaaataaataaaggagtaaatgaaatattacaaaaaagatATGCTAGCGTCACTAAAGATTATTAACGATTAACGAGCGACCACACCATATGGCAAGCTATTGTTCGAACTATGTCATAACAATTCATGAAAGAATTTAACCGCTAACGACAAAAGACATACAATTGTTGATAGGTGAAGTATAATAAGTCTTTATGAACTATAAAATATGTCGaatgacagtttttatttttccaacGAAGTAGAAACGTCATACTTTGTCTTTTTTACCCTTATTTCAGTAAGAATTTTTCAAGGAGTTGTTGAATAAAATGTCTgtgttttctacattttaaacatACAAGTAAGAACATGACTGTGATAtcatttttctcttctttataCATTTGTCTCCAAATTAATAGATCATAGGTACATTGTATCTTTATCTTTTTGATGTTGACAAGTCATATATGTTGAATGCAATACTACGAGACAAAACTCGCATATATAGTCTCATGGATGTTTAgatcttttttttctgaatatgtTGTGGATAATATAGCAGCCTTCGAGGGAATGAAAATGTGTTTtctacattttctacatttgagaaagcctgtaccaagtcaggaatatgataatTGTTGTATATtcgttttgtgtgttttttcgtttgattttgccatttgattggggactttatgtttttaattttcctcgtagtttagtatttttattatattacgTTTATGTTCCCAAAGTTGTAACGATAATTAAAAACTTGTTCAGTAACActgtcacggaatagaagttccttcataatataagttccaaatggaaaaaatactacagtagatgttcctaacggaataaatagtatagaatatttgttccatcaggtacaggtattatgacattgATAACAAAGTTTCCACTGGAACTTATGTAAGGGGGAgcaaatatacgttgacaacACAACTCTTACCAAAGTCGTCAAGTTAAAAAGAGTCAGTTTCAAAAGCACAATATCTGCTTGAATGATATAGCTTGATAGTGATTTGTTTATGTTGTGCTTTGTgtattttgattgtaaaaaaatgttgactgccgtaatcttttttttttttacatttttacctactgtgtctgtttgttttgttcacgcagcGTTGTCAATagaatggaatttgatgcgtgTCATACAAGAGACAGGCTTTgctagttataaaaccaggttcaatccaccggttttatttttattttaaaattcctgTACCTAGTCGGGAATATAACAGTTGATgtttattcgtttgatgtgatttattatttgattctgtcctttgattaggaacttttcgttttgaaatgttctctcagtatttttgtgatttaactttttgatGATAACACAATTTGACTACTGTACCcctgttttgacatttttacctactgtgtctgtttgttttgttctcgcatcgttgtcaatataatagagTTTCTACATAAGAcaattcctgtaccaagttaggaatatggcagttgttacccattcgtttgatgtgtttaagatTTTGATTCTGCCATTTGGTTTTGGACTTTCCGTTCTGAATTTTCcccggagttcagtatttttgtgatgattacttaatttgtttgtatgctttttatatattaaattctCCAAccatcaaatatttatttttatatttgacgTGACAGAAATCGATATTGCACGAATATTTACTTTGTTGTTATGTTTGACAGATAAAAACATTAGAAATTATCTTATTTGTAGTATACTGTATATCATAAATCGAAAGGAAACGGTATCGCGTAAATTAGAtacatacatatttgtttattcaataCACCACTGCCTGTTTGGTTGTTTCATGTATCATACACTGAGAAATTAGTATGTTACACCTTCATCCTTTTCGAAACAGTTAAACGGTACATATATGAcgaaaatatctaaaaataaacagaGCTCTATGATAAGATCCAATCGTCATGTTTGAATTGCACctgttattgaaattttgtttacttAATCTTGGTAACTGGGTTTGAAttgtaaaatgtattgattAAGAGATAACGCATTGTAAATTGTACTTcaaaatttagataaaatacaaggTATAGCGTGTTTCTACACTTTTAGCATTGGtaagaatatttatattaaatataaattaaaatgaaattttctgtttctgtttgaattcaatttgaaatgaaacaCTAGTGTATACGTTTGTGAAATAGTGAAAAAGATATTGGTGCTGATATATCATACGAAAGTCATACTTCGaagaaatattttatggaaacaatttttttttaaatcaaggaaAATTCGTTACATATCAGTATCTACTATCAGAATTGTATTATTCTTatctatatgaaataaaacaccATGCTTGATTTGTGGGTgaaaatattgttattgttgATGAGTTTAATtggtacagcaatttaagaacCATGTACATTACCTGATTGTTATAAAGATTATTTCAAAGTGCATGATCAACGAGTCTTCCACAAATCATAATTATTCGCACTAATTATTTTAACCGAATCACTTCGTATGGAcgttattatttttctttcaatactTCTTTTCAGCATACCTCCAGTTGATTGGGTTTCCTTTTTTCTATGGTTCATTTAACACTTAGTCCAACCCTTATAATATGAATCCTACTAACACCAACAGTTGTACTCATATGAATCTTTCATCCGTCGATACGATTGATGCAGAAACACGAGGTTTCCGTGTTAGGACACTTCGAATACTTGGTGGTACACAGATAGGACTTGGAATTGTATGCGCTATCTTGAGTTTAGTAGGCGTGATTTTCGATGGCGTAAGAATGAACAAAAACTGTCCACAGAGCTACTCGTATTACAATCAATACTCCGGCTCTTATTATGTTAATGGATATAATGGCTGTCACTACTGGCAATCTTCAATATTATTCGGGTACAATATGACATGCTTGATTTTTTCAGGATGGGTAAGTTAGTTACTAATTTGCATGCAATGTTTACTTGTTTAACATCTTTGTActtagtacatgtattacattcTGGTATTTTAATTACAACCTTTCGAATCAATGCATGTATTCATACTTTTATCATACTGTCTAGAAATTATAAAACACTGaagtaaacatttttatgatttgctTCCGAAGACATAATAATAAAGATACTGGTCTACTGACAATTACTGTTTATTGACTGCTTGAttctgttttatgttttagataACTCTGCATCCAcataaccattataggtcaatgtacggccttcaacacggagcattggctcacactgaacaataAGCTATCAAGgccaaaaaattactagtgtaaaaccattcaaacgggaaaacgaACGGTCTAtacatataggaagatgtggtgtaagagccaatgagacaactctccatccaaatctgtataaaaaacgagaaacgagaaacacgtatatattacataaacaaacgacaactactgtacaccAGATTCCTGACTTATGACAGTATAACGACCATAtcccgcgcttcatacaaaatatacttcggtcaacgcttttacaccccaatgaagttacaaaaagaagcattcaattctaaaataatatatacagtATCACAAGCCCAGCAGTCAGCAcattttgtgctgacatgaattgtcatttatatggttacattttataaattaactgttttgcaaaatttaataactaaaggcttttctacatttttgtgtacctcaggcatatattaccttagctgaatttgtcaaaacttttaggaattttggccctcagtgctcttcaacttcgttctttattatgcctttttaactttttgggattctaGAGTCACTGGTGactcttttgtagacgaaacgcgcgtctggcgtatatacaaaatttagtcctggtatctatgatgagtttattaagaATAAGTtatgtttacatttaattttgtttagtgCCTGCTTACTGGATTATTTCCCTTCTGCATGAACAAGAAAAGAAGGAGTAGTTGGCGATGCTTAGTAAGTCGTACCTTGACTATACAATGTCTTTAGCTAATTGAATTGTAATTCAAGATAACAAACATTTGCTGAATTCAGGGCGATTTTCAACTTgaaactatataaatatttgtttacgcTGTTTGAATTTGTGTATGTTGTTTTGACTAAATGTTGTgtgcattttttgttttgtttgttttttgtgaaCTGTATGATGTTAATTTcgactttaattatttttaaacaaaattgctCTGTAGGAGATGACTCTCAGTAGCTTAATGCTTGTGAAATATGTCTACACAAATTTGATACTGATACACAAGTCTGAAGATAACAAAAAATGCAGAACCACGTACATGACAcaataaatgtgaaaatagccTACGATAATGTAAAGTTGCTTACAACCGCGTCATTTCAACTCTGGTAAATTTTGTTTCACTAGATGGTGTCcaaaatcttcttattttttttttattaataattatttatctTGCAATCAACCTATCTACTATACAAATACAGGTGTACAGATAACACGAAGCGATAAACGTATACTAGACGTTTATAATCTCATAGTATCCTACTTCTGTTGCGAGGGTAGGATAACGTTCAAATTACAGTAACTGTTATCATCACGCTTCAATTTGGGGTTAGTTCTATTTAGTTTGCGGTCCCCCTATAAGTCGTGTTCatgcaaatttaaaacatttcaacgATTGGTATTGATAAAACTATATGTAAAGGCTCAATATTaaattgcaggataaaacaATCCGTACATTGGAggacaatataaaatttatttgtactcGCTACTCTGTTTCTAAAGCTCGTCAGCTACATTTTATAGTTCCATAATGTAcgaatattgtatatatatttcaaaacaataactTTTCGTGTTTGATACTTACTTTATCCTGGTGCATTGAAGTATAAAACGACTGTTTGTAATCTTTGACCTAAGTTTTCTTGGCCATCATCTGTTTTGGTGTCGAGTTATTAGTTTGATCATTTCTACATATTTCTAGTAATTTTACCGTAAGTTTATTTGGTTCGGAGTACAAGGATAAAGACTTGTTTGTAAGAATTATATCGGTAACCAATGAGACTCGTACGGCTATATGAATGACAAAAACTTAATGTtacaatgtatgtatatattcaGTTTACAATACCGTTTAGTCAAAATATGCGTGCTGCTATaatggtgataaatatatattgcaataatttataaatgttacaGAAAATTGCGTTCATGGTGTGCTGTATCATAGGAGCAGCGGTATTCATGCCAACGATCTTCAGTCTTGGAATAATAGAAGCCAGTATAGTAAGTTTTGCGAGATAAGAGTTATTTCTTAGAGTCATTCCGAAGTATATAATTATGCACACATTAAACACGGTTTTACACCATGTCTTTGAGTTCGTCACGttttttcgttttaaatttGCGAAACTAATAGTttaaaattcatcaaatatCTGATGTTTGAGAGCTGAAAATACAAACCGTACAGCCAAACCCGTTACTCGGTCAAATTCCTAATCTTTGTTgtcatagatatatatatctttattctcataaattAAAATCCATGGTACAGAGATATTATAAACATTCATAATATAACATAAAGTcagaatatatacaaatgtatgatcTACAACTAGAAAAATTCAATTACAGCCtgtataataaaacacattatCATTTACCTGAATTCAATAGTATTTGCCggttattcattaaaatatgacaGCACTCAAGAGTGTTTATAAGCCTAGTAggttttaaacattaaaattaaaataacccAAATGAAACtgtaaacttatttaaaagtaagCCAAACTCGAAACAAACGATTTGGTAATTGTCAgaaatgtaaaatgtatttgtactcACTACGAAACAAGTCTCTTTCTGTCGTTTGAATAAAAAGTTAGTCAGTCGTTTGCCTGTAAATTTCGAGAGAAAAAATTGTAACGGAACCAGTCTGATTAGAGCCAGTCCTGCCTATCAACTCAAAATGTCACATAGTtaccaaaacattttttttaatctaaaatcACTTTGTGATTGCAGAACCTGATGCATTGGTGTAAAGATGTGTGAACGTTATTCGATAATGTCAGGAACGATAACTCGTGGCGTAAcgtcattcggtatcgtgttaccttaaaaCACGATTTGGTTGGTCATTTAGTTGATGATGATCAACCTGTCAGTTGCAAATATTAGATActtcattttctacattttgacATTAAAGTGTTAATGAGATATGAATACACATAAAAGCTATAATTGCTTTTTACTAATCTGACAGGCTAATTCTGTTATTGAACGTGCACGATCACCGTGAAGCAGTCTGAAGTTGTAGCGAATATATGTCATTATTGATTCTAAGACACATTGAACTATAATACTTCAATACCAATGCTTAATTGTATGCTCTAATTTATGGCAAAAGTATAGGGTTagcattttttatataagactTTTAGACACATATAAGTCATGTGATGATAGGAAGGCAGTAATACGGTTCTTTCCATGAttaatgaagtttttttttattttcagcgTGCTGAAAACGAGAGTGGTGGACTTGCAACTTTACCATCTTTCTTGGCCTTGTTTGCTTTTATAGAAATGGTTGTTGCTATTATTTCCTCTgcttattgttgttgttgtacgTCATGGGATTCATCTCATGTGAGTAAAATgagatgatatattttttatattccttGTATAGTATTATAATCATTTCACTGAAACGGTCGCATGTGaaattcaacttttttctttaaagaatgTGTGGGTTATACATATAAACTTGCATGATGTCATTAGTACATTGTGTAAATAGGAAATTAGAgtaaattataaaacttatattgtTTTCACTGTTCGTAAATGGAATGTGATAAACACCAGCTGTTGTTTTGTGACTGAGAGTGATAAACTTATGCAGACACAAGCGATTGAGGATCCGAAAGGAGTAAATTAAAGTCATGAGTCGAATTAAAACTGACAACAAACAACAAGCAACACGATTGCTGAACTTGTAAAccatataaaagataaacaagaGCAAACGCACAACACAGACATACTTTACTTAGACCTAAGAACACGAATGTAACCTTAATTCGGGGGAGTGTGCTCTGGAAAGAGAACGAGTTCCTAATCCATGTGGTACTCGTTGTGTTAATGATCGAAATggcaaatacattaaaaatataactgtGTACTTCGAAGAAGAACTCTTTGTTCACTTGTATTTACAAAAAGACAGACAAACGCACCAACTATCTCACagttcatttttaatttgtactaCTGTACCCTTTTCTTAGAGTAGGAATAATATCTAATTGTCAGTCCGTTagcaaaataaatgttattttgaataaaacaatgaCTTCATATTTAATCCGTAGTTTGATAGTGAGGAGTTGCAacgtgttttatttttatagcatTTCAAATGAAGCTGGTTCGCCCACTTGCATCATACGGTAGTCTTAAATCTGGCCTTTATTTTTGCATCTTAAATGTTTCTGGTTCTATTTAAACACTAAAGAATTGAACGATGagcattttgtatgaagcgaaGGCATTTTGTAGGCTAATCCTAAGCAAAGACGCATTTTCATTCTAATGCATTCTTTGTTATGACTCCATTAATGTTTAGGACGAGAAGTTAAAAGTTAATTTGTCTGATATTTGTAATTTGTCAAGAAATCCTAATTCAGGATAAATGCTCGTGTTATATGATTGTTATAATGTTTGTATGCGTTTTGTGTATTTAAATCGGTCTCAATTCAATACcaatataattgttttgaatatgacTGATATgaatttcatcaaaatctatTGTGAAACAATCATACAACTTCTGAGATAAATTCGATCTAGTGCTAACGAGTGatcatgactaaaaataaattctcgttacaaaacattttttattctttctacTTTCAGCAATTGAGATATGTTTATGTAGCTACTGGTCAAAATGGAATTATACATAACATGCCAGTTACACTTAATACTGGTCAACTGCAAGGATTTGCTTTACCAACGCAAATGACGCATGTGCAGTCAGGTATGACTCCACAATCACAAAATCTACAAAACATGCATGCCTTTCATGCACAGTTGGGACATGCAACTCCTACAGAATCAACACCCCCTGTGTATCCGGCATCTACAGCTATGACAACAACTGAACAACAGGACCAAGCACTTGGAAACTGTTCATCGCCTCCGCCATACAAACAATGATTGACCCTAAAAAAGCTATGAAACTCATTCGCTGTGTAACATCTCATTACAATATAATGTGTGATCATTGGATATAAAAACACATCCagcatttaattgaaatattgtcCAGATTAatgcaaatgaaataaatacaatttaaaaaaaagaactgttttccttttcaatattttttctatgttaataCAAGGACTTATCTATATACGTCCCTGgttaataataaattctttttctgtttgacaagatttttgattttcgttttatctgaagttgttcaatttatagtctgaggctactcagttggtatcttcaaagttcgggacatcagcatttgtacattttaatttgtttggaatatttattttatcatttgaatatttattgttatttggagCTGTATTGGATTGGACTGTTTGAAagaatgttttttaatttttttaagtaatgatATGTATGGTCCGCAACGAAGTTGCCGATGCCATATAGCTTTACCCTTGTTCGAAATTCCGTCATTCTGAAATTCCGTAATTTcgaaattccgtcattccgtaacaaaccattatacggaggttttttttaaacgccttcatatggggacgaagtccccaattacggtagaaaaatcaatgaaaaaaaaaaaaaaattctgggaaaatttttcattgtactaatgaactcaaaatcgttaacgtttttttttcagatctagttcctgttccggttttcccgcatttgcgcagaaatctgtcttgtttgcatgagactttgatttttttttatatttatcagtctagtaaacataagattggatctcaatacaaattcaattttaataattgtttgatatgaaaaaaaaccgttacgttacctgatgaaagcgtttcttttgtttacatcgaatatgacgtcataacttaaagaacGTCACAGCTAATTCCCTAACAACATAACCAAAATCGGGAACGTTACGTACGGTATTTCGGTTTATTTTATCAACATGATTGAACtaagaaaataatacatacagacttcgtccccattcacaggttttgcctgcctcatattatatTGGGCTGATTGTTGTTATGTGAgataaccatgatgagttacagatcaagtttaagttttgttctgcttggctaatttttgccgaaattacgggctatggactttgataaattgttgaaaatctcagttatacagacttttttcaccggatttttgtgacaaaaatgtcggttattgttttggggatgctcggcggtcgggcgggcggcaatcaaatgttgtccgtgcatcaactcatgaaccgttcaattaaagcttttaaaattttttaaatatgttgttactgatacATTgtaactaaatgaaggtcaagttcaacaatggcgattttgacttttatcgttcaggagttatggttcttgaaagattgaaaaagggagtttccagtcgtgtccgtgcatttacgcatgaactgttctaccaaagcttcccaaattttaatatgttgttactgatgacaaaatagaggtcaagttcaataatgatgattttgacttttaccgttcaggagttatggttcttgaaagatcgtaatcACAGtgacgttgttgcatttactcacgaaccattaaatctaagcttttcaaattttaatatgttgatactgatgacaaaatggaggtcaaatttgatattgacgattttcactttcactaatcatcagtaatggtatcacggaatagaagttccttcataatataagttccaaaaggaaaacatattCTGGAATAGTATTTCAACAGGAATAAGTAATACAgtatatgttcctaacggaatgAATGGTATAGAATATGTGTTCCAACAGGAATAGATATTGtgacaatgtttataacaaagattccattggaacttctgttaggcggaacaaatatacgttgacaatggttcttgtgatattgccaggacacaaataaatgttaataaatccggtttgctgtcgttgtgacagcctcttgttgctaaatgctttcagatattggactattttttttttgtatgtgagctaactacatttactttttttcaagggttattttgaatacctctattatagacctgtttgtaaacaaaaagttcAACCTTAAATactctttaaaatgatattcataattcatttactgtttcgtaggggacattaaattttgtccactacgaaGTATTCTAAGCACACATCGTATTGCAATCTTAAATTTATCCTATAgacattcttgtttgttttactttacaTACTAGTCAGAGAAAgatctcatttttttctgaattggagGACCATTTGTATCGATAGAGATTATAGACAGTACTTCACATATGAAGGTATGACTCATGTTACGTAGTGGACGTTTTGatgcgtttcgtagtggacaaaaagtttcgtagttgacatTAACCCTATTCTATGTTAATAAAAACGtactgaaaaattaaataaaaccaaCCCTTTCTATTTGCTTTGCACGAATAGAaatgaaactagaggctctcgggagcctgtgtcgctcaccttggtctatatgCATTTTacacaatggacacagataaattcataacaaaattgtgttttgatgattttactttactgaaaattattgatgctacaattatttctatatataatgaacttggcaCAATAAtaacagtggaaaatattttcgaaaaatctacaaaaatttatgacaaatgttgaaaaatgactgtaaagGGCAGTAACAcctaaagggatcaactgaccgatttacttatttgtaaatcttactttgctgaacattattgctgtttactgtttatcgctatctataatattattcaagatcaTCTtgaataataaccaaaaacatcaaaatttctttaaatttaccaattcaggggcagcaacccaacaacggttTGTTTCGATTcacctgaaattttcagggcagatatatcttgacctgataaacaattttacccttttCAGATATGCTCTtgatgctttggtttttgagttataagtttaaaactgcattttacccctatgttctttttttagccatggcggccatcttaaaTAGTTGATCAAgtcatcggacacaatttttaaacaagataccccaatgatgattgtggcaaagtttggttaaatttggcccagtagtttcagaggagaagatttttgtaaaagattactaagatttacgaaaaatggtttaaaattgactataaagggcaataactcctaaaagggtcaactgaccattttggtggggtaaacttatttgtacatcttactttgctgaacattattgctgtttactgtttatctctatctataatattattcaagataataaccaaaaacagacaaatttccttaaaattacgaattcaggggcagcaacccaacaacggttTGTTTCGATTcacctgaaattttcagggcagacaGATctacctgatgaacaattttactctttcagatttgctcttgtTGCTTTGGTTGTTGAGTTAAAatcccaaaactgcattttacacctatgttctatttttagccatggcggccatcttgaatagTTGACCaagtcaccggacacaatttttaaacaagatacctaaatgatgattgtggccaagtttggtcaaatttggcccagtagtttcagaggagaagatttttgtaaaaaattactaag
This is a stretch of genomic DNA from Mytilus trossulus isolate FHL-02 chromosome 6, PNRI_Mtr1.1.1.hap1, whole genome shotgun sequence. It encodes these proteins:
- the LOC134722806 gene encoding uncharacterized protein LOC134722806 is translated as MNPTNTNSCTHMNLSSVDTIDAETRGFRVRTLRILGGTQIGLGIVCAILSLVGVIFDGVRMNKNCPQSYSYYNQYSGSYYVNGYNGCHYWQSSILFGYNMTCLIFSGWCLLTGLFPFCMNKKRRSSWRCLKIAFMVCCIIGAAVFMPTIFSLGIIEASIRAENESGGLATLPSFLALFAFIEMVVAIISSAYCCCCTSWDSSHQLRYVYVATGQNGIIHNMPVTLNTGQLQGFALPTQMTHVQSGMTPQSQNLQNMHAFHAQLGHATPTESTPPVYPASTAMTTTEQQDQALGNCSSPPPYKQ